In a single window of the Nilaparvata lugens isolate BPH chromosome 1, ASM1435652v1, whole genome shotgun sequence genome:
- the LOC111060726 gene encoding EARP-interacting protein homolog, which translates to MEEDKPSCLYGLEFPARSLAAQVAETEVVRFLVGTQSLKFANNQIHLVEFDEKNGTLNSKVYQHDVGEVWSLTSSPKDPNVLATCYNTLRPEDNDCVMKSALWRMPETSPSDASTPLEQLCLFDTAQYGTQVKRL; encoded by the exons ATGGAAGAAGATAAACCAAGCTGTCTCTACGGCTTGGAATTTCCA GCTCGATCATTAGCAGCTCAAGTTGCTGAGACTGAGGTAGTAAGGTTCTTGGTTGGTACACAATCTCTCAAGTTTGCTAATAATCAGATTCATTTGGTGGAATTCGATGAGAAGAATGGAACTCTCAACAGCAAG GTGTATCAACACGACGTTGGAGAGGTTTGGTCTCTGACGTCATCACCCAAGGATCCAAACGTATTAGCAACTTGCTACAACACGTTGAGACCAGAAGATAATGACTGTGTTATGAAAAGTGCATTATGGAGAATGCCTGAGACTAGTCCCAGCGATGCCTCTACCCCACTCGAACAGCTCTGTTTATTCGATACTGCACAATACGGAACTCAAGTTAAG CGTCTATAA